A genome region from Macrotis lagotis isolate mMagLag1 chromosome 4, bilby.v1.9.chrom.fasta, whole genome shotgun sequence includes the following:
- the GHITM gene encoding growth hormone-inducible transmembrane protein, translating into MLAARFVCLRTLTLPSRTLCPAFTQPSPVLRNSILKTNQWLLQSNRGYATKSRIGIRRGKTGQEIKEAAFEPSAERIFKIDQMGRWFVAGGAAVGLGALCFYGLGLSNEIGAIEKAVIWPQYVKDRIHATYMYFAGSVGLTALSALAVSRSPALMTFMMRGSWMTIGATFMAMIGAGMLVRSISYEQSPGLKHLAWMLHSGVMGTVVAPLSLLGGPLILRALWYTAGIVGGLSTVAMCAPSEKFLNMGAPLGVGLGVVFVSSLGSMFLPPTTALGAGLYSVAMYGGLVLFSMFLLYDTQKVIKRAEIMPMYGTERYDPINSMMGIYMDTLNIFMRVATMLATGSNRKK; encoded by the exons ATGTTGGCAGCAAGGTTTGTGTGTCTCCGGACCCTGACCCTACCTTCCAGGACTCTCTGCCCAGCATTTACCCAGCCTTCTCCTGTTCTGAGGAATTCTATTCTGAAGACAAATCAATGGCTCTTACAATCCAACAGG GGTTATGCCACCAAATCAAGAATTGGGATCCGACGTGGAAAAACTGGCCAAGAAATTAAAGAAGCAGCATTTGAACCATCAgcagaaagaatatttaaaa TTGATCAGATGGGAAGATGGTTTGTTGCTGGAGGAGCTGCTGTTGGTCTTGGAGCACTCTGTTTCTATGGCTTGGGATTGTCAAATGAGATTGGGGCTATTGAAAAAGCAGT AATTTGGCCACAGTATGTGAAGGATAGAATTCATGCCACCTATATGTATTTCGCAGGGAGTGTTGGTTTAACAGCATTGTCTGCTTTGGCAGTTAGCCGATCACCTGCTTTAATGACCTTTATGATGAGAGGCTCTTGGATG ACAATCGGAGCAACTTTTATGGCCATGATTGGAGCTGGAATGCTGGTTCGATCGATATCATATGAACAGAGTCCAGGCCTAAAACACCTTGCTTGGATGCTCCATTCTG GTGTCATGGGCACAGTGGTGGCCCCTCTCTCTTTGTTGGGTGGTCCTCTGATCCTCAGAGCTCTTTGGTATACAGCAGGCATTGTGGGTGGCCTCTCTACGGTAGCCATGTGTGCTCCTAGTGAAAAATTTCTGAACATGGGAGCACCACTGGGAGTGGGCCTGggtgttgtttttgtttcttctctgg GATCTATGTTTCTGCCACCTACCACTGCACTTGGTGCTGGTCTTTATTCAGTGGCAATGTATGGTGGATTAGTTCTTTTTAGCATGTTCCTTCTATATGATACCCAAAAAGTCATCAAGCGTGCAGAAATAATGCCAATGTATGGCACAGAAAGATATGATCCCATCAACTC aatgaTGGGAATCTACATGGATACCCTAAATATCTTTATGCGAGTAGCCACCATGCTAGCAACTGGGagcaacagaaagaaataa